One part of the Fibrobacter sp. genome encodes these proteins:
- a CDS encoding DNA methylase, producing the protein MENRTYAAIDLKSFFASVECILRGIDPLKAKLVVADESRTEKTICLAVTPALKAYGIPGRARLFEVNQKLREVERRTGEKVEYIIAKPQMAKYVEYSTKVYNVYLKYVSAEDIHAYSIDECFLDLTRYLKLYKKSARELVKMIIQDVFTTTGITATGGIGTNLYLCKIAMDIMAKHVDADADGVRIAELDEMSYRGQLWSHQPITSFWQVGRGIAARLEKCNLNGGRGIRTMGDIARVSVKNPDALYKMFGVNAEILIDHAWGYEPCSIADIKKAKPRSRSTGEGQVLQDPYSFEKARLVVREMVDTVSMALVEHNLVAKGMVLTVGYDRENVDKGIYRGETVVDYYGRTIPKPAHGTASLGHYSSSQSAFAEAVMNLYDRIVNPALTVRRLNLVAIDVVDESNEGFDLFTDVQKQEREKKRLKAELMIKKRFGKNAIVKGMDLQEGATTVERNGQIGGHRA; encoded by the coding sequence GTGGAAAATCGGACTTACGCAGCCATAGACTTGAAGTCTTTCTTTGCCTCGGTGGAATGCATCCTCCGGGGCATTGACCCGTTGAAGGCGAAGCTCGTGGTGGCCGACGAGAGCCGCACCGAGAAGACGATTTGCCTTGCGGTGACGCCTGCCCTGAAGGCTTACGGGATTCCGGGACGAGCCCGCCTTTTCGAGGTGAACCAGAAGTTGCGCGAGGTGGAGCGCCGCACGGGCGAGAAGGTCGAATATATAATTGCGAAGCCGCAGATGGCCAAGTATGTGGAGTATTCCACGAAGGTTTACAACGTTTACCTGAAGTACGTGAGCGCCGAAGATATTCACGCCTATTCCATCGATGAATGTTTTTTGGACTTGACGCGTTATCTGAAATTGTATAAGAAGTCGGCGCGCGAATTGGTGAAGATGATTATCCAGGACGTATTTACGACCACGGGAATCACGGCGACGGGCGGAATCGGCACGAACCTTTACTTGTGCAAGATTGCGATGGATATCATGGCGAAGCACGTGGATGCCGACGCGGACGGCGTGCGCATTGCGGAACTTGACGAGATGAGTTACCGCGGGCAGCTCTGGTCGCACCAGCCGATAACGAGCTTTTGGCAGGTGGGCCGCGGGATTGCGGCGCGCCTTGAAAAATGCAACCTGAATGGTGGCCGGGGAATCCGAACGATGGGCGATATCGCGCGCGTGAGCGTGAAGAACCCTGATGCGCTGTACAAGATGTTCGGCGTGAATGCGGAAATCCTGATCGACCATGCATGGGGTTATGAACCCTGCTCGATTGCCGATATCAAGAAGGCGAAACCCCGGAGCCGCAGTACCGGCGAGGGCCAGGTTCTGCAAGACCCGTACAGCTTCGAGAAGGCGCGCCTCGTGGTGCGCGAGATGGTCGATACCGTCTCGATGGCGCTGGTCGAGCACAACCTGGTCGCGAAGGGAATGGTGCTTACGGTGGGCTACGACCGCGAAAATGTGGACAAGGGAATTTACCGCGGCGAGACTGTGGTGGATTATTACGGACGCACGATTCCGAAGCCCGCTCACGGCACGGCATCCCTCGGGCATTATTCCAGTTCGCAGTCCGCTTTTGCCGAAGCGGTGATGAACCTTTATGACCGCATCGTGAACCCTGCGCTTACGGTGCGTCGCCTGAACCTCGTGGCAATTGACGTGGTGGACGAAAGCAACGAAGGTTTCGACCTGTTCACCGACGTGCAGAAGCAAGAACGTGAAAAGAAGCGTTTGAAGGCGGAACTCATGATAAAGAAGCGTTTTGGCAAGAACGCCATCGTGAAGGGCATGGACTTGCAGGAAGGCGCCACCACCGTCGAACGCAACGGGCAAATCGGAGGCCACCGTGCGTGA
- a CDS encoding histidine phosphatase family protein, with protein MNKNRWYVGCLAAAMAVAFVVGCGGGESVVPGEDVPEKTSFFDTLMVQGAGDLPGCDGSREGRAFFVRNDNLAHFCVNGVWRKASDSTDFSITCSDGFLHAVGKVVHEPTPMLDTVRYSGLLNASVLGTVQNGPFVFGASVALRNSNESNFYRSDDAYSPIGEACVLANDGRYRLEDITTNSNYVKISATGYYRNIVTGRVSDNPVTLSALSKVAGSFDEFGIAVLTQNRDSINVNVLTHLEIPRIEQLAMNHIEFGAAKAQAEREIFAAFGIDTAQLYSQNFYTDGRMEKPVAEDLDLVGNTDYSAALLAIAAMLQGDRNEGDMMNFINNLAEDIKGDGVWNDPNWKIKIADWVVGMDSSWKYNDIRNNVSAWGVGPVPNFEKYMRAFFPIAYGFEPCGASNAGKVTYVNQGQSVYFANDYEHADHSRVRFICDANGFQWRVATAIEKDTAGFGAGEYDREIREGRVNHDTYYIFDSGKWRVATPQEADGFTDIAEVYANLKSNEKAVFIIRHSERTNDTGPSGHLTDNGKKYARELGERIAAVGKEDFYFGYSGYTRTQETCEGIAQGKGQANYSLDVLPYMDGAWYVKDADKADAYVDSEGGWEVYSRYAFTGAYDDAFYDLETRSEQLLKDEILANISSMKRVNVMCTHDYLVVPLLAYTTDGHANVRYYEKYRWVNYMAGVAMIISADGSVRYIPVKGLDSGTM; from the coding sequence ATGAATAAAAATAGATGGTATGTTGGATGTTTGGCGGCCGCCATGGCTGTCGCGTTTGTCGTGGGTTGCGGCGGCGGTGAAAGCGTGGTGCCCGGTGAGGATGTTCCCGAAAAGACCTCCTTTTTTGATACGCTCATGGTGCAGGGGGCAGGCGACTTGCCCGGTTGCGACGGGAGCCGCGAGGGGCGCGCTTTTTTTGTCCGCAACGACAACCTTGCGCATTTCTGCGTGAACGGCGTGTGGCGCAAGGCAAGCGACTCGACGGACTTTAGCATTACCTGCAGCGACGGCTTTTTGCATGCGGTGGGGAAGGTTGTGCATGAACCGACGCCCATGCTGGATACGGTCCGCTATTCGGGCCTGTTGAACGCTTCGGTGCTGGGAACTGTGCAAAACGGCCCCTTCGTCTTCGGGGCTTCGGTTGCGCTTAGGAATTCCAACGAGAGCAATTTTTATCGGAGCGATGATGCCTATTCTCCCATTGGGGAAGCCTGCGTGCTCGCAAATGATGGTCGCTATAGGCTAGAAGATATTACCACGAATTCGAACTACGTGAAGATTTCTGCCACGGGTTATTACAGGAACATCGTTACGGGTAGAGTTTCCGATAACCCTGTGACACTTTCTGCGTTATCAAAGGTTGCGGGTTCCTTCGATGAGTTCGGCATTGCGGTGCTGACCCAGAACCGGGACTCCATAAATGTGAACGTGCTGACGCATCTGGAAATCCCGCGCATCGAACAGCTCGCGATGAACCACATTGAATTCGGTGCGGCAAAGGCGCAGGCGGAACGCGAAATCTTTGCGGCCTTCGGTATCGATACGGCGCAGCTCTACTCGCAGAACTTTTACACGGATGGCCGCATGGAAAAGCCTGTCGCCGAGGATTTGGACCTGGTCGGGAATACGGATTACAGTGCGGCGCTCCTCGCCATCGCGGCGATGCTTCAGGGTGACCGCAATGAAGGCGACATGATGAATTTCATCAACAACCTCGCCGAAGACATCAAGGGCGACGGCGTATGGAACGACCCGAACTGGAAAATCAAGATTGCGGACTGGGTCGTGGGCATGGATTCCAGCTGGAAGTATAACGACATCAGGAATAACGTGTCGGCATGGGGCGTGGGGCCAGTCCCGAATTTCGAAAAGTACATGCGGGCGTTCTTCCCGATTGCCTACGGGTTTGAACCGTGTGGCGCGTCGAATGCGGGGAAGGTCACCTACGTGAACCAGGGCCAGAGCGTTTATTTCGCGAACGACTACGAGCATGCGGACCACTCGCGGGTGCGCTTCATCTGCGATGCGAACGGATTCCAGTGGCGCGTCGCGACCGCCATCGAGAAGGATACCGCGGGCTTTGGCGCGGGTGAATACGACCGTGAAATTCGCGAAGGCCGCGTGAATCACGACACCTACTACATTTTCGATAGCGGCAAGTGGCGCGTCGCGACCCCGCAGGAGGCCGACGGCTTTACCGATATCGCGGAGGTGTATGCGAACCTCAAGTCTAACGAGAAGGCGGTATTCATCATCCGGCACAGCGAACGCACGAATGATACGGGCCCGAGCGGCCACCTGACCGATAACGGGAAGAAGTATGCCCGCGAACTCGGGGAGCGCATTGCCGCCGTCGGCAAGGAAGATTTCTATTTCGGTTATTCGGGCTACACGCGCACGCAGGAAACCTGCGAGGGAATCGCGCAGGGCAAGGGACAGGCGAACTACAGCCTCGATGTCCTCCCGTATATGGACGGCGCCTGGTACGTGAAAGATGCCGACAAGGCCGACGCCTACGTGGATTCCGAAGGCGGTTGGGAAGTGTACTCCAGGTATGCCTTTACCGGTGCGTACGATGATGCGTTCTACGATTTGGAGACGCGCAGCGAACAGTTGCTCAAGGACGAGATTCTTGCGAATATCTCGAGCATGAAGCGCGTGAACGTCATGTGCACGCACGATTACCTGGTGGTGCCGCTGCTCGCGTACACGACCGACGGACATGCGAACGTGCGCTATTACGAAAAATACCGCTGGGTCAATTACATGGCCGGAGTCGCGATGATTATCTCTGCCGACGGTTCCGTGCGCTATATTCCCGTGAAGGGACTTGACTCGGGAACGATGTAG
- a CDS encoding pyridoxamine kinase has product MPQKKIALINDITGFGRCSVAVMAPVISAMKIQAVAVPTAILSTHTQFPKYFFDDYTPKMRDYIQTYKDLDMSFDAIATGFLGSEEQVDIVIDFIKTFKKEGVFTLVDPVMGDYGRLYETYTPTLCEKMRALVHYADLLTPNLTELCSLTGSDYRDGNLTLAEIENMCKTLAEQGPEHIVVTGIHYSKTQIMNYVYSKGEEPKIVMADRIGGDRSGTGDVISAVIAGMYLNGHDFYESVKKAAEFASKCIGYCVQNNVPEHWGLSVEMYLRDLIED; this is encoded by the coding sequence ATGCCTCAGAAAAAAATCGCTCTCATCAACGATATCACTGGTTTCGGCCGCTGCTCGGTCGCCGTCATGGCGCCCGTCATCTCGGCCATGAAAATCCAGGCGGTTGCCGTCCCCACGGCAATACTTTCGACGCATACGCAGTTCCCCAAGTATTTCTTTGACGATTACACCCCCAAGATGCGTGACTACATCCAGACCTACAAAGATCTGGACATGAGTTTCGACGCCATCGCGACAGGGTTTCTCGGCTCCGAAGAGCAGGTGGACATCGTCATCGATTTCATCAAGACTTTCAAGAAAGAAGGCGTGTTCACGCTGGTCGACCCGGTGATGGGCGACTACGGCAGACTCTACGAAACCTACACGCCGACCTTGTGCGAAAAGATGCGCGCGCTCGTGCATTACGCCGACCTCTTGACGCCGAACCTCACCGAACTCTGCTCGCTCACGGGTTCCGATTACCGCGACGGGAACCTCACCCTCGCCGAAATCGAGAACATGTGCAAGACGCTTGCTGAACAGGGCCCCGAACACATCGTCGTTACGGGCATCCATTACAGCAAAACGCAGATCATGAATTACGTGTACAGCAAGGGCGAGGAACCGAAAATCGTCATGGCCGACCGCATCGGCGGTGACCGCAGCGGAACGGGTGACGTCATCAGCGCGGTGATTGCCGGAATGTACCTGAACGGCCACGACTTCTACGAATCGGTGAAGAAGGCCGCAGAATTTGCATCCAAGTGCATCGGGTATTGTGTACAGAATAACGTTCCGGAACACTGGGGCTTGAGCGTCGAAATGTACCTTCGCGACCTCATCGAAGATTAA
- a CDS encoding histidine phosphatase family protein encodes MKYGCLLAAVAGLSLQACLVACDGETSNSANCETDCFETVVRDSVVIRDSVVVRDSVVIRDSVVLRDSVRLIDSLRILDSIYVKDSIRVKDSVHVKDCIRIIDSVEVADTSVDRRSLIARYVEQSAVKEFVPLESVLGNLAEDEKVIVLLRHAERGDDYSSTGPLNDNGKEQSEALGKKLVGDLDIYYAASHATRTLQTCTYIAKARGEKNAVVDTIELLGGLWFVKDSVVYNKAKKDHDGSWNVTTKWLYEGSYADAFYDVAPRSAEYLDSIIIPAMEKSGKRMGLFISHDLVLLPIVVYVSDRNIDMKYYKSSSKRWLNYLAGLAIVLKSDGTLVFYAVKGLDSGTMKN; translated from the coding sequence ATGAAATATGGGTGTCTTCTTGCTGCTGTCGCAGGCTTGAGTCTTCAGGCGTGCCTTGTCGCATGCGACGGCGAAACTTCCAATTCCGCGAATTGCGAAACGGACTGCTTCGAAACGGTCGTGCGCGATTCTGTCGTCATTCGCGACTCCGTTGTCGTACGCGATTCGGTGGTTATCCGGGATTCCGTAGTCCTCCGCGATAGCGTGCGGCTCATCGACAGTTTGCGGATTTTGGATAGCATTTACGTGAAGGATAGTATTCGCGTAAAGGACAGCGTCCATGTGAAAGACTGCATACGCATAATCGACAGCGTCGAAGTCGCGGACACCTCCGTCGATCGGAGGAGCCTTATCGCCCGCTATGTGGAACAGTCGGCGGTGAAGGAATTTGTCCCGCTGGAGTCGGTGCTCGGGAACCTGGCCGAAGACGAGAAGGTTATCGTATTGTTGCGCCATGCCGAACGCGGAGACGACTATTCTTCGACCGGCCCTCTGAACGATAACGGAAAGGAACAGTCCGAAGCTCTGGGCAAGAAGCTTGTCGGCGACCTGGATATTTATTATGCGGCATCGCATGCGACGCGCACGCTGCAGACTTGCACCTACATTGCCAAGGCCCGCGGCGAGAAGAATGCGGTCGTCGATACGATTGAACTTTTGGGCGGCCTCTGGTTCGTGAAGGATTCCGTCGTCTACAACAAGGCCAAGAAGGACCATGACGGAAGCTGGAACGTGACTACCAAGTGGTTGTACGAGGGCTCGTATGCCGATGCGTTCTACGACGTGGCGCCGCGCAGTGCGGAATACCTGGATAGTATAATTATCCCGGCCATGGAAAAGTCAGGGAAGCGCATGGGACTCTTCATTTCGCACGACCTGGTTTTATTGCCGATCGTGGTCTATGTTTCGGACAGGAATATAGACATGAAATATTACAAGTCGAGTTCGAAACGCTGGCTGAATTATCTTGCCGGCTTGGCGATTGTCCTGAAATCGGACGGGACGCTCGTCTTTTATGCGGTGAAGGGGCTCGATTCGGGAACGATGAAGAATTGA
- a CDS encoding TatD family nuclease-associated radical SAM protein, translating to MIVYTVTGTVGQAGYLDIANSGDIAGKNIYVNMTNRCPCNCVFCLRQTKKMMEGNTLWLKGGDPSVDQVMEIFDAYDLNVINELIFCGYGEPLERLYDVCSVIDKLKAKYPNLKIRLNTNGLANLIHGKDITPELEGRFDTVSISLNAPNAEEFLALTRSKFGIKSYDALKEFAVLAKGHVKNVVMTVVEKVMPEEKIEICRKLCDELGVTLRVRPFES from the coding sequence ATGATTGTTTATACAGTTACAGGAACCGTCGGACAGGCGGGCTATTTGGATATCGCCAACAGCGGCGACATTGCCGGCAAGAACATCTACGTGAACATGACGAACCGTTGCCCGTGCAACTGCGTGTTTTGCCTGCGCCAGACGAAGAAGATGATGGAAGGCAATACGCTCTGGCTCAAGGGCGGCGACCCGAGTGTTGACCAGGTGATGGAAATCTTCGACGCCTACGATTTGAACGTCATCAACGAATTGATTTTCTGCGGATACGGCGAGCCGCTGGAGCGCCTTTACGACGTGTGCAGCGTGATCGACAAGCTCAAGGCGAAGTATCCGAACTTGAAAATCCGCCTCAATACGAACGGGCTTGCGAACCTGATCCACGGCAAGGACATCACGCCTGAACTTGAAGGGCGCTTCGACACCGTCTCGATTTCGTTGAACGCCCCGAACGCCGAGGAATTCTTGGCGCTTACGCGTTCCAAGTTCGGCATCAAGTCTTACGATGCTCTCAAGGAATTCGCCGTGCTTGCGAAAGGCCATGTGAAAAACGTCGTCATGACGGTGGTCGAGAAGGTGATGCCCGAAGAAAAAATCGAGATTTGCCGCAAATTGTGCGATGAACTCGGCGTCACGTTGCGCGTCAGGCCTTTTGAATCTTAA
- a CDS encoding histidine phosphatase family protein codes for MKTYWPLALIALFLVCCTSENPASDDPVDGDSSSSSYEVSGSSGGHHHHRSSSSSGANPGKPDVVQDTLIHDTTTVSDVDDLPECTSAKEGESFLVKSENILRFCVGGEWIASDVVKEFFELGCRDGMLVLNGAGEETVESSSSHGTTSPWGGNYGNFGGQNNSTIDSLSEPRMVGVHISGAAQKGPFRYGTSVKIVELDSMQRLGDSKRTHRTCITDASGNYSFDSVDLVSPYLRIEANGYFQNELTGGISSHTVTLKAVVDVTNRDTVNVNMLTHMEAERVLKLVENSGNNQPIRTVKAQALKEILSSFEIRLGGSSGGTGGGGYGGFGGWGQQQQTTTSTDGRFAEDISLFDGDEYSAALLAVSIMMQRKGSGSEMLQYASGIAERIKGNGNWDDNNAKADLADWLMVLDTSGAYETIRSNVASWNKGTVPDFEKHLRNFWTGIYQFGSCSSMNAGTVKYVNNSLSKFFISYYEQPEGTRTRFICDAETHQWRTATDIEKDTVGFGRGDYDGQIRNGKINADRYYVYEQSKGKWREATSDDIQEFEDIKDVYASLGAGERVIFILRHAERGDDTGKNGHLTSNGKKQSQSVGEKLKGGDIVFANSTYTRSKETCESFATGAGATYAENTIEELDGEWYVKNDSKFESYKNSDGGGWVVVSAYAYKGAYTDAFYDFDSRSEEFLNEVVKPGFARANNRVQVWISHDVLVTPITVYFTNKKVNLRYFDTKRWINYLAGIAIIMDSSGNFRYVPVRGLDNGTMTM; via the coding sequence CATCACCGCAGTAGCAGCAGTTCTGGCGCCAATCCGGGAAAGCCCGACGTTGTCCAGGATACGCTTATTCACGATACGACGACGGTGAGCGATGTGGACGATCTTCCCGAATGTACTTCCGCCAAAGAGGGCGAATCATTCTTGGTGAAAAGCGAGAACATCCTCCGCTTTTGCGTGGGCGGGGAATGGATCGCCTCCGATGTGGTGAAGGAATTTTTTGAATTGGGATGCCGCGACGGCATGCTCGTGCTTAATGGCGCCGGCGAGGAGACTGTAGAATCGAGCTCGTCGCATGGCACTACCTCGCCCTGGGGCGGGAACTACGGCAATTTCGGTGGCCAGAACAATTCGACCATCGATTCGCTTTCCGAACCGCGCATGGTTGGCGTTCATATTTCGGGTGCCGCACAGAAGGGCCCGTTCCGTTACGGGACTTCGGTAAAGATTGTGGAACTCGACAGCATGCAGCGTCTGGGCGATTCCAAGCGCACCCACAGGACCTGCATTACGGATGCCTCCGGAAATTACAGTTTCGACAGCGTCGACCTCGTATCCCCGTACCTGCGTATTGAAGCGAACGGGTATTTCCAGAACGAACTTACCGGCGGAATCTCGTCGCATACGGTTACGCTGAAGGCGGTCGTAGACGTGACGAACCGCGATACGGTAAACGTGAACATGCTGACGCACATGGAAGCCGAGCGCGTGCTGAAACTCGTGGAGAACAGCGGCAACAACCAGCCTATACGCACGGTGAAGGCGCAGGCCCTCAAGGAAATCCTTTCTTCGTTCGAAATAAGACTCGGCGGATCGTCTGGCGGAACCGGCGGCGGTGGCTATGGCGGCTTTGGCGGTTGGGGCCAGCAACAGCAGACGACTACCTCTACGGATGGCCGCTTTGCGGAAGATATCAGCCTGTTCGACGGTGACGAATACAGCGCGGCTCTCCTTGCCGTATCCATCATGATGCAGCGCAAGGGGTCTGGCAGCGAAATGCTCCAGTACGCATCGGGTATCGCTGAACGCATTAAGGGCAACGGCAACTGGGACGACAACAACGCGAAGGCGGACCTTGCCGACTGGCTCATGGTGCTTGATACGAGCGGAGCGTATGAGACCATCAGGTCGAATGTGGCGAGCTGGAACAAGGGAACGGTCCCTGATTTCGAAAAGCACCTGCGCAATTTCTGGACGGGCATTTACCAGTTCGGCAGTTGCAGTTCCATGAATGCGGGTACGGTCAAGTACGTGAACAACAGCCTGAGCAAGTTCTTTATCTCGTATTACGAACAGCCCGAAGGCACGCGCACGCGCTTCATATGCGATGCCGAGACGCACCAGTGGCGTACCGCGACCGATATCGAGAAGGATACGGTCGGGTTTGGCCGGGGCGACTACGACGGACAAATTCGCAACGGCAAGATCAATGCCGACAGGTACTATGTTTACGAACAGAGTAAGGGCAAGTGGCGCGAGGCTACGAGCGACGATATCCAGGAATTCGAAGATATCAAGGATGTTTATGCGAGCCTCGGTGCCGGCGAACGCGTCATATTCATCTTGCGCCATGCCGAACGCGGCGACGATACGGGCAAGAACGGCCACCTGACTTCCAACGGCAAAAAGCAGTCCCAGAGCGTGGGCGAAAAGCTCAAGGGCGGCGATATCGTGTTCGCGAATTCTACCTACACGCGCAGTAAGGAAACTTGCGAGAGCTTCGCTACTGGCGCAGGTGCGACCTATGCCGAGAATACCATCGAAGAACTGGATGGCGAATGGTACGTGAAGAACGATTCCAAGTTCGAAAGCTACAAGAATTCGGATGGCGGCGGCTGGGTGGTCGTTTCCGCATACGCCTATAAGGGTGCTTACACGGATGCCTTCTATGATTTTGACAGCCGCAGCGAAGAGTTCCTGAACGAAGTGGTGAAGCCCGGTTTTGCGAGGGCGAACAACCGCGTACAGGTGTGGATTTCGCACGACGTGCTGGTTACGCCGATAACGGTTTACTTTACGAATAAAAAGGTCAACCTGCGCTATTTCGATACAAAGCGCTGGATCAATTATCTTGCGGGTATTGCCATCATCATGGACAGCAGCGGAAACTTCCGCTATGTGCCTGTGCGTGGCCTTGACAATGGGACGATGACTATGTAA
- a CDS encoding cytosine permease has translation MEKRTGLFSNGIIWFGVAISVSEIEAGIEIGAASAPGSLWLPLILGHVLGGVLLFFVGLIGARVRLNAMETTASTFGKYGSKFFAALNVFQLLAWVAVLNAQGASALAGLNLPISFPLTCVILAVFIAVWVFVGLKRSANVTTVVMAALAILLAVLSVKLFGLNGAEGTAVAGNVAGAAAGSATLLSFWNIFEISIAMPISWLPVISDYTKDVEKPVKATAVSAAAYTFASLWMYILGIQIAGIGTGTSIAQAILLAGLGIPGIIIVVLSTITTNFLAANSAGESSKAIYGKINPKIAGVVVSLLSAALAISGIMEHYISFLYLIASVFAPMAAVLLVSFYFGNDAVRGSSATGKAFWLWNFFAWFAGFAVYQVAAHLDSVTLGPTLLAVVVSVALAYGRVLFVSRRIS, from the coding sequence ATGGAAAAACGCACGGGTCTCTTTTCAAACGGAATTATCTGGTTCGGAGTCGCCATCTCGGTTTCGGAAATCGAGGCGGGCATCGAAATCGGTGCCGCGTCTGCACCGGGTTCCCTGTGGCTCCCGCTGATTCTCGGTCACGTCTTGGGTGGCGTCTTGCTCTTTTTCGTGGGCCTTATCGGGGCGCGTGTCCGCCTGAACGCGATGGAGACGACCGCATCTACGTTCGGCAAGTACGGTTCCAAGTTCTTCGCTGCGCTGAACGTGTTCCAGCTGCTCGCTTGGGTGGCCGTGCTGAATGCGCAAGGTGCTTCGGCTTTGGCGGGCCTCAACCTGCCCATTTCTTTCCCGCTCACGTGCGTCATCCTTGCGGTGTTTATCGCCGTCTGGGTTTTCGTGGGGCTCAAGCGTTCCGCGAACGTGACGACGGTCGTGATGGCGGCGCTCGCGATATTGCTTGCTGTTCTTTCCGTGAAGTTGTTCGGACTCAATGGCGCCGAAGGCACGGCCGTCGCCGGCAATGTTGCCGGGGCCGCCGCTGGCAGCGCCACGCTTCTCAGCTTCTGGAACATCTTCGAGATTTCCATCGCCATGCCCATCTCGTGGCTGCCGGTAATTTCGGACTACACGAAGGATGTTGAAAAACCGGTGAAGGCTACGGCGGTTTCCGCGGCGGCCTACACGTTCGCGAGCCTCTGGATGTACATTCTCGGCATACAGATTGCGGGTATCGGTACCGGCACCAGCATCGCGCAGGCCATTCTCCTCGCGGGTCTCGGCATCCCGGGCATCATCATCGTAGTGCTTTCTACCATCACGACGAATTTCCTTGCGGCAAATTCTGCGGGTGAATCCTCGAAGGCGATTTACGGCAAGATCAACCCGAAAATCGCGGGCGTCGTAGTGAGCCTCCTGAGTGCGGCTCTCGCCATTTCGGGAATCATGGAACACTACATCAGCTTCCTCTACCTCATCGCTTCTGTGTTCGCGCCCATGGCAGCCGTGTTGCTCGTGTCGTTCTACTTCGGGAATGATGCCGTGCGCGGTTCTAGCGCGACGGGCAAGGCTTTCTGGCTCTGGAACTTTTTCGCATGGTTTGCGGGCTTTGCCGTGTACCAGGTGGCCGCACACCTCGATTCCGTCACGCTCGGCCCCACGCTTCTCGCTGTCGTTGTGTCGGTGGCTCTTGCTTACGGTCGTGTGCTGTTCGTATCCCGCCGCATCTCGTAA
- a CDS encoding fibrobacter succinogenes major paralogous domain-containing protein yields the protein MLRLIVICLAVALACTNSFAAKSGAKSKSAKNVPAKSKPAKAKSLEFKDPRDKQTYRLVKIGDRTWFGDNLNFKSEGSYCLDDDENNCMAYGRLYSWEAARSACPSGFRLPKHEDFESLWNAAGADYNAGYLLKTTYGWKGDTNGNDTLKFAAMPAGNRFDDATYGNLAKFAFFWSADDALEDIGQGEARVWYLTNKSMAFGYTSKAKNFGFSVRCVK from the coding sequence ATGCTGCGATTGATTGTGATATGCTTGGCGGTGGCGCTCGCCTGTACGAACTCTTTTGCGGCGAAGTCCGGCGCAAAGTCTAAATCTGCGAAAAATGTTCCCGCAAAATCGAAGCCCGCGAAGGCCAAGAGTCTCGAGTTCAAGGACCCGCGTGACAAGCAGACTTACCGTCTGGTGAAAATCGGTGACCGCACTTGGTTCGGCGACAATCTGAACTTCAAGTCCGAAGGCAGCTACTGCCTCGATGACGACGAAAACAACTGCATGGCCTATGGCCGCCTTTATTCCTGGGAAGCCGCCCGCAGCGCATGCCCTTCCGGTTTCCGCCTGCCGAAACACGAAGATTTCGAGAGCCTCTGGAATGCCGCGGGTGCCGACTACAATGCGGGTTACCTGCTCAAGACGACCTACGGCTGGAAGGGCGACACCAACGGCAACGATACGCTCAAGTTTGCGGCGATGCCCGCCGGCAACCGCTTCGACGACGCCACGTACGGCAACCTCGCCAAGTTCGCCTTTTTCTGGAGCGCGGACGATGCACTGGAAGATATCGGGCAGGGCGAAGCGCGCGTTTGGTACCTGACGAACAAGTCGATGGCCTTCGGTTATACGTCGAAGGCGAAGAATTTCGGTTTTTCCGTACGTTGTGTAAAGTAA